A genome region from Candidatus Falkowbacteria bacterium includes the following:
- a CDS encoding nucleotidyltransferase domain-containing protein encodes MNNLELEFNSIVSEAENDSNVLGMILVGSRGKGFENEHSDFDAIIILSDKASEEIMQQYKNKKSVDMDLNIFTLTDFKNYATWDSSMAWDRYTFAHVKILINKIENLEELIKDKGYIPSDKQKQFIEWWIDGYINGVFRSIKALRNKNEFGARLEATNSILDLLTLVFGINGRHRPFLGYTEKELLKYPLEKLPWEHNDFIKLISIVLETSDLKTQQKLLQDTENWCIELGYGHIIDAWEGKDKWAINLTL; translated from the coding sequence GTGAATAATTTAGAACTAGAATTTAATAGCATAGTGAGTGAGGCCGAAAATGATTCTAACGTTTTAGGAATGATTTTAGTTGGCTCGCGTGGTAAAGGATTTGAAAATGAGCACTCTGATTTTGACGCCATAATAATTTTAAGCGACAAAGCGAGCGAAGAAATTATGCAACAGTATAAAAATAAAAAATCCGTTGACATGGATTTAAATATTTTCACGCTGACTGATTTTAAAAATTACGCTACCTGGGATAGTTCTATGGCTTGGGATAGATATACTTTTGCTCATGTAAAAATATTGATAAACAAAATAGAAAATCTAGAAGAGCTTATTAAAGATAAGGGCTATATACCAAGTGATAAACAAAAACAATTTATTGAATGGTGGATTGATGGTTATATTAACGGCGTGTTTCGTTCTATTAAAGCCTTGCGCAATAAAAACGAATTCGGCGCCCGTCTCGAAGCTACTAATTCAATCCTTGATCTATTAACTTTGGTTTTTGGAATTAACGGTCGACATCGACCTTTTCTTGGTTATACTGAAAAAGAATTACTAAAATATCCTTTAGAAAAACTACCCTGGGAACATAATGATTTTATTAAATTGATTTCTATTGTTTTAGAAACGAGCGATTTAAAAACTCAACAAAAACTTTTGCAAGACACTGAAAATTGGTGTATTGAATTAGGCTATGGTCATATCATTGATGCCTGGGAAGGCAAAGATAAATGGGCTATCAACTTAACCTTATAA
- the pth gene encoding aminoacyl-tRNA hydrolase, producing MQIIVGLGNPGTKYENTRHNIGFIVIDELARQRNLVWKENKKFKAMLAEDSATILVKPQTFMNKSGETVAAIMRYYKLIPRSILGIKKAADLSSCLTVIHDELDLPFGKNKLSIDSSSAGHNGVQSIIDYLKTKNFKRLRIGIDSEQRKKMPTENYVLQKFNDEEKNTIKELLPDLTRNL from the coding sequence ATGCAAATCATCGTCGGCCTTGGTAACCCAGGCACAAAATACGAGAATACCCGACATAACATTGGCTTTATTGTGATTGACGAATTAGCACGTCAAAGAAATTTAGTTTGGAAAGAAAATAAAAAGTTTAAAGCCATGTTAGCCGAAGATTCAGCTACGATCTTAGTGAAGCCACAAACTTTTATGAACAAATCAGGCGAGACCGTCGCCGCTATAATGCGTTACTATAAATTAATTCCACGTTCAATTTTAGGAATTAAAAAAGCAGCTGACTTAAGTAGCTGCTTAACAGTAATTCATGATGAACTAGACTTACCTTTTGGAAAAAATAAATTATCAATTGATAGCTCAAGCGCTGGACACAACGGTGTACAATCAATTATTGATTATCTTAAAACTAAAAATTTTAAAAGACTGCGCATTGGTATAGACTCTGAGCAAAGAAAAAAGATGCCAACCGAAAATTATGTTTTACAAAAGTTTAACGATGAGGAGAAAAACACTATAAAAGAACTACTGCCTGACTTAACTAGAAATTTGTAA
- a CDS encoding polyribonucleotide nucleotidyltransferase: MNKEKVFTRDWEGRPLTFRTGVLAKQADAAVTVQYGETVILATVVQSKEERAGTDFFPLMVEFEERLYAAGIIKGSRWVKREGRPTDEAVLTGRMIDRSVRPLFDQASRRDVQVVLTVLSVDKENDYDIVSLVAASAALSVSGVDWKGPIGGVRVGRVNNQFVFNPTYKDRLESDLDLIVAATKERVVMIEAGAKEVNEADMLNALLAGQKAMQPAIELIEEMAKELKVVPHERKIRKTEEKIDEIKVAVLKDSAEWLDKSVKHILFDQVYYTKGERKAAVNAIKEQLEDHLVEKGYDKDYRYLAIKELVYTAIEAEVTRAIIEDKKRVDGRALNEIRNLEADVDMLPRNHGAAVFSRGETQVMSIVTLGAPGDEQSLEGLEGESKKRFMLHYNFAPFSVGEAKPMRGTGRREIGHGALAEKAIASMIPSKEEFPYTIRVVAETLSSNGSSSMASTCAASLALYDAGVPIKKAVAGVAMGLASIPDMSKWEVLTDLQDLEDGEGGMDFKITGTADGITAIQLDTKTIGLDKAIMEQALVDGKAARLKVLEVMNSAISAPRAELSKYAPRISTLQIDPERIGEVIGSGGKVINEIIDACGVSIDIEDSGLVMICGVEPEGVKKAMEWVNNIVRKFEVGETFVGKVVRMLDFGAFVELVAGRDGMVHVSEMAPYRVGKPSDLISVGDTVNVRIKEIDDQGRVNLSMKGLVENEALWKDEKGKQTGDFNSGSSGYSDRPRRPRFGGR; the protein is encoded by the coding sequence ATGAACAAAGAAAAAGTTTTTACCCGTGATTGGGAAGGTAGACCCTTAACTTTCAGAACTGGCGTTTTAGCTAAACAAGCTGACGCCGCTGTGACAGTACAATATGGCGAAACAGTTATTTTAGCCACGGTTGTACAATCTAAAGAAGAACGAGCTGGAACAGATTTTTTTCCACTCATGGTTGAGTTTGAAGAAAGACTTTATGCCGCTGGTATTATTAAAGGTTCTCGTTGGGTTAAGCGCGAAGGCCGCCCAACTGATGAAGCTGTTCTAACCGGCCGCATGATTGATCGCAGCGTTAGACCATTGTTTGATCAGGCTTCACGCCGCGACGTTCAAGTTGTGCTAACTGTTTTATCAGTTGATAAAGAAAACGACTATGACATTGTGTCTTTAGTTGCTGCTTCAGCTGCTTTATCGGTTTCTGGTGTTGATTGGAAAGGTCCAATCGGCGGCGTTAGAGTTGGTCGTGTTAACAATCAGTTTGTTTTCAACCCAACCTATAAGGATCGTCTGGAAAGTGATTTAGATTTAATCGTAGCTGCTACCAAAGAACGTGTGGTTATGATTGAAGCTGGTGCTAAAGAAGTTAATGAAGCTGATATGTTGAATGCTTTATTAGCCGGACAAAAAGCTATGCAACCAGCTATTGAATTGATTGAAGAAATGGCCAAAGAATTAAAAGTTGTGCCACATGAAAGAAAAATCAGAAAGACAGAAGAAAAAATTGATGAAATAAAAGTCGCAGTCTTAAAAGATTCAGCTGAGTGGTTAGATAAATCAGTTAAACATATTTTATTTGATCAAGTTTATTACACAAAGGGTGAACGTAAGGCTGCCGTGAATGCTATTAAAGAACAATTAGAAGATCATTTGGTTGAAAAAGGTTATGACAAAGATTATCGTTATTTAGCGATTAAGGAATTAGTCTACACAGCAATTGAAGCTGAAGTAACACGCGCTATTATTGAAGATAAAAAACGTGTTGACGGACGCGCTTTGAATGAAATTAGAAATTTAGAAGCTGACGTTGATATGTTACCAAGAAATCACGGCGCCGCCGTCTTTTCTCGCGGTGAAACTCAAGTTATGTCCATTGTTACACTCGGCGCTCCTGGTGATGAACAATCATTAGAAGGTTTGGAAGGCGAAAGCAAGAAGCGTTTTATGCTTCATTATAACTTTGCTCCATTTTCCGTTGGCGAAGCTAAACCAATGCGCGGCACCGGTCGTCGTGAGATCGGTCACGGTGCTTTAGCTGAAAAAGCTATTGCTTCGATGATTCCTTCAAAAGAAGAATTCCCATACACTATTCGCGTGGTGGCTGAAACTTTATCATCCAATGGTTCATCTTCCATGGCTTCAACCTGTGCGGCATCCCTTGCTTTGTATGATGCTGGTGTACCAATTAAAAAAGCTGTCGCTGGTGTGGCTATGGGTTTGGCTTCTATTCCTGATATGAGTAAATGGGAAGTCCTAACTGACTTACAAGATTTAGAAGATGGTGAAGGTGGTATGGACTTTAAGATTACAGGAACTGCCGACGGTATTACTGCTATTCAACTTGATACAAAAACCATTGGTTTGGATAAAGCCATTATGGAACAAGCCTTGGTTGATGGTAAAGCCGCTCGTTTGAAAGTTTTGGAAGTTATGAATAGCGCAATAAGCGCTCCTCGTGCTGAACTATCTAAGTACGCACCACGTATTTCAACTCTACAAATTGATCCAGAAAGAATTGGTGAAGTTATTGGTTCAGGCGGAAAAGTTATTAATGAAATTATTGATGCTTGTGGTGTTTCAATTGATATTGAAGACTCAGGCTTAGTTATGATTTGCGGTGTTGAACCCGAAGGCGTTAAGAAAGCTATGGAATGGGTTAATAACATCGTTAGAAAATTTGAAGTTGGTGAAACTTTTGTTGGTAAGGTTGTGCGTATGTTAGATTTCGGAGCTTTTGTTGAACTAGTTGCGGGTCGCGATGGTATGGTTCACGTTAGCGAAATGGCACCTTACCGTGTAGGTAAGCCATCTGATCTAATTAGCGTTGGTGACACCGTTAATGTTAGAATAAAAGAAATTGATGACCAGGGCCGCGTTAACCTAAGTATGAAAGGCTTAGTTGAAAATGAAGCTTTATGGAAAGATGAAAAAGGTAAACAGACAGGTGATTTTAATAGCGGATCTAGTGGTTATTCAGATCGTCCAAGACGCCCACGTTTTGGTGGAAGATAA
- a CDS encoding SemiSWEET family transporter, which yields MNKETTIKLLGYTGTIVAIIMFLSLIEIARANMSGQTHIIIQPLATILNCSIWSTYAILNKDKFVFMANMPGVLLGVFTVITALVK from the coding sequence ATGAATAAAGAAACTACAATAAAACTACTAGGCTATACAGGAACAATTGTTGCTATTATAATGTTTTTATCTTTAATCGAAATTGCTAGGGCAAACATGAGTGGTCAGACTCATATTATTATCCAGCCATTGGCTACTATTCTTAATTGTTCGATTTGGTCAACATACGCCATTCTCAATAAAGACAAATTTGTCTTTATGGCAAATATGCCAGGGGTCTTACTTGGTGTCTTTACTGTTATTACTGCTTTGGTAAAATAG
- a CDS encoding AI-2E family transporter translates to MSEEKSSMRITLTTGTLIKIIVVLFCLYFAYLIQDILAILFVSIVLSSSMDPWVDWMQKKGIPRSLGISFIYVILLSILGLTVYLIIPPMVNQFNQLLADFPSYVERFNGFISSFKSYTASHGWLDQIESSVGNAATNFQGAAGGVFSTIYNIVGGFFSLVIILVITFYMVVEENMIRKLVWSLTPEDKQDHVMELFKRIELKMGLWFRGQLILCLVIFALTYIGLLILGVKYALILALIAGFTEFIPYLGPLLGAVPAVFLAFSQSPTLAIFVAVLYIIVQQVENNFLVPKVMEKAIGMNPIVSIVVLMIGFSVGGFMGALLSIPVATAALVIFDDIIHKKNTKGKEPV, encoded by the coding sequence ATGTCGGAAGAGAAGAGTTCCATGCGCATTACTCTAACGACCGGTACCTTAATTAAAATAATCGTCGTTTTGTTTTGCTTATATTTTGCTTATTTAATTCAAGACATCTTGGCTATACTTTTTGTATCCATTGTCTTGTCTTCTTCAATGGATCCATGGGTTGATTGGATGCAAAAAAAAGGTATACCAAGGTCATTGGGGATTTCATTTATTTATGTAATATTATTATCCATTCTTGGTTTAACGGTTTATCTTATTATTCCACCAATGGTTAATCAGTTTAATCAATTGTTGGCTGACTTCCCAAGCTATGTTGAACGCTTTAATGGATTTATTTCTAGCTTCAAATCATATACCGCGTCTCATGGTTGGCTAGATCAAATTGAATCTTCGGTGGGGAACGCCGCAACTAATTTTCAAGGTGCAGCCGGCGGAGTTTTCTCAACTATCTATAATATCGTTGGAGGATTTTTCTCACTGGTGATTATCTTGGTCATTACTTTTTATATGGTGGTTGAAGAGAATATGATTCGTAAATTAGTTTGGTCATTAACACCAGAAGATAAGCAGGACCATGTCATGGAATTATTTAAGCGCATAGAATTGAAAATGGGACTTTGGTTCCGCGGTCAGCTTATTCTTTGTTTGGTTATTTTTGCTTTAACATATATTGGATTGTTGATTCTTGGCGTTAAGTACGCCTTGATTCTAGCTTTGATTGCAGGCTTCACTGAGTTTATTCCCTATCTAGGACCTTTGCTTGGCGCCGTACCTGCAGTTTTCTTAGCCTTTAGTCAGTCGCCGACTTTAGCTATTTTTGTTGCTGTACTATATATTATTGTTCAGCAAGTTGAAAATAATTTCTTAGTACCAAAGGTTATGGAAAAAGCGATTGGCATGAATCCAATTGTTAGTATCGTAGTTTTGATGATTGGTTTTTCTGTTGGTGGATTTATGGGGGCTTTATTATCAATCCCGGTTGCTACTGCTGCCTTGGTAATTTTTGATGACATCATTCACAAGAAAAATACTAAAGGTAAAGAGCCAGTTTAA
- a CDS encoding NYN domain-containing protein yields MTKHKNQRVAVLVDAANMYHSAKNLYKRRVNFKEVLKAAVADRQLIRAVAYVIHGAGEDEASFFEALDSQGFEVVIKDLQIFSGGARKADWDVGIAIDAIKLADKVDVIVLVSGDGDYLPLVEYLQAAKGCRVEVMAFRQTASTKLIEEVDDFITLSDNRKFLIGR; encoded by the coding sequence ATGACAAAACACAAAAATCAGCGCGTCGCTGTCTTGGTTGACGCTGCTAACATGTATCACTCCGCGAAAAATTTGTATAAGCGCCGCGTTAACTTTAAGGAGGTCTTAAAAGCCGCGGTAGCGGATCGACAATTAATTAGAGCTGTCGCTTATGTTATTCATGGTGCTGGTGAAGATGAAGCATCTTTTTTTGAAGCGCTTGATAGCCAGGGATTTGAAGTCGTAATTAAGGATTTACAAATTTTTTCAGGTGGTGCGCGTAAGGCTGATTGGGATGTTGGTATTGCGATTGATGCAATTAAATTAGCTGACAAGGTTGATGTGATTGTTTTGGTATCCGGTGATGGTGATTATTTGCCATTAGTTGAATACTTACAAGCCGCTAAAGGTTGCCGCGTTGAAGTTATGGCTTTCCGCCAAACTGCTTCAACTAAATTAATCGAAGAGGTTGATGACTTTATAACCTTAAGCGATAACCGTAAGTTTTTGATTGGAAGATAG
- a CDS encoding tyrosine-type recombinase/integrase — MPKAPLKKSPLDQAIIDFLEYLEVDRGLAMLTLRNYDFFLKRFAAFARERGVLKPENISKILVHQFRLYLNRLPSRGPDNIKKNTQNYHLIALRTFLKYLIKNDVKTLEPEKIELAKQMPRQVDFLEGSDLEKILEAPLHDKKDSLAGLRDKALLETLFSTGLRVSELSKLKIEEINLAKPEFTVRGKGSKVRLVFLSENSRHWIKKYLAERTDLNPYLFISHGKINIIETESCLTPRSIERLVARYARLSGIMKKVTPHTMRHSYATDLLMNGADIRSVQAMLGHASITTTQVYTHITDQQLRDVYQAFHGKKRRK; from the coding sequence ATGCCTAAAGCTCCCCTAAAAAAGTCTCCGCTCGACCAAGCAATTATTGATTTTTTAGAGTACCTAGAAGTCGATCGCGGCCTAGCTATGCTAACTCTAAGAAATTATGATTTTTTCTTAAAACGCTTTGCCGCTTTTGCTCGTGAGCGCGGCGTTCTAAAACCTGAGAACATCAGTAAAATTTTAGTACATCAATTTAGACTTTACCTTAATCGCCTACCTTCACGCGGACCGGACAACATAAAAAAGAATACACAAAATTATCATTTAATTGCTTTGCGCACATTTTTGAAATACTTAATTAAGAATGATGTTAAAACCTTAGAGCCAGAAAAAATTGAATTAGCTAAACAAATGCCGCGCCAAGTTGATTTTCTCGAAGGTTCTGATTTAGAAAAAATATTAGAAGCTCCTTTGCATGACAAAAAGGACAGTCTCGCCGGCTTACGCGATAAAGCTTTATTAGAAACTTTATTTTCAACTGGCTTGCGTGTTAGTGAATTATCAAAATTAAAAATTGAAGAAATAAATTTAGCCAAACCAGAATTTACGGTCCGCGGAAAAGGTTCAAAAGTTCGTTTAGTTTTTCTATCAGAAAATTCTCGGCATTGGATTAAGAAATATTTAGCCGAGCGCACTGATCTAAATCCTTATTTGTTTATTAGTCATGGCAAAATAAATATAATTGAAACAGAAAGTTGTTTAACGCCGCGCTCGATCGAAAGATTAGTAGCGCGCTATGCTCGTCTATCAGGTATCATGAAAAAGGTAACGCCACATACAATGCGCCATAGCTATGCCACAGATTTACTGATGAACGGCGCCGATATTAGATCGGTCCAAGCCATGCTAGGTCATGCTTCAATCACCACCACTCAAGTTTATACTCACATAACAGATCAACAGTTGCGCGATGTTTATCAAGCATTTCATGGTAAGAAGAGAAGAAAGTGA
- a CDS encoding HD domain-containing protein yields MNNKEGLLAQDPNNEKGYFEQELWQKKTHFLDVVRKSLEANTDDSLEEKENHLEKIGEALALSLEIHKDQAPREDGPYVFHVLRVATRLVEEFGITNQENIIAALLHDSIEDQSEALAKLSQGDGSVKNKALSYLEHTFGKRVRDIVLKLCNPDIDKSQPKQVYLDDYAQHIREATEDLAVLSIKLSDFMDNGLNLDSIKDNSKRLWYSQKYLPVMEIFTERLNEHPSVFSLEKTNEIKAILVAEADKTKDFIASFLD; encoded by the coding sequence ATGAACAACAAAGAAGGTCTGCTAGCTCAAGATCCCAACAACGAAAAGGGCTATTTTGAGCAGGAACTATGGCAAAAGAAAACGCATTTCTTGGACGTGGTCCGAAAAAGTCTTGAGGCAAACACCGATGATTCTCTTGAAGAGAAAGAAAATCACTTAGAAAAAATCGGTGAAGCATTAGCCTTGTCCTTAGAAATACACAAGGATCAAGCACCGCGCGAAGACGGTCCATACGTCTTTCATGTTCTGCGCGTCGCCACTCGCTTAGTAGAAGAATTTGGTATTACTAATCAAGAAAATATTATTGCCGCTTTGTTGCATGATTCAATTGAAGATCAGTCCGAAGCCTTAGCAAAGCTTTCTCAAGGAGACGGGTCCGTAAAAAATAAGGCCTTATCATATCTAGAACATACTTTTGGTAAACGTGTTCGCGATATTGTTCTAAAGTTGTGTAATCCTGATATTGATAAATCCCAGCCAAAACAGGTTTATCTAGATGACTATGCGCAGCATATTCGTGAAGCGACCGAAGACCTGGCAGTACTATCAATTAAACTTTCTGACTTTATGGATAATGGCTTGAATCTAGACTCTATCAAGGATAACAGCAAGCGTCTCTGGTATAGTCAAAAATATTTACCAGTAATGGAAATATTTACTGAGCGACTCAATGAACATCCCTCTGTTTTCAGTCTTGAAAAAACCAACGAGATTAAAGCTATTTTGGTGGCAGAAGCAGACAAAACAAAAGATTTTATTGCTAGCTTTCTAGACTAA
- a CDS encoding fibrobacter succinogenes major paralogous domain-containing protein, which yields MSAGAFFTSNNSGPLACGQATVIDIDGNTYNTVQIGTQCWMKSSLRTRSKPNGTAMTNSTADNSVTHSERSCPGNGVGTTVPGTEADCTTYGALYEWAVAMNGSILEGAQGICPLGWHIPSDAEWYVLENYLKDNGQTCDANRIGSYDCTAAGTKLKPGGSSGYNGEFGGDRWVVGNYFAYRDSYAVIWSSSRYDSSTAWHRELYSGNAGVIRARNGLTFAFSVRCLKD from the coding sequence ATGAGCGCTGGTGCTTTCTTCACTAGTAATAACAGTGGTCCTTTAGCTTGTGGCCAAGCAACTGTTATAGATATAGACGGCAACACTTACAACACCGTGCAGATCGGCACACAGTGCTGGATGAAATCAAGTCTTCGTACAAGATCTAAACCAAATGGAACAGCTATGACAAATTCAACTGCTGATAATTCTGTAACTCATTCTGAAAGGTCTTGTCCAGGAAATGGGGTTGGTACAACGGTCCCTGGAACTGAAGCGGATTGTACGACTTATGGTGCTTTGTATGAGTGGGCGGTTGCCATGAACGGATCAATCTTAGAAGGTGCGCAAGGGATTTGTCCGCTTGGTTGGCATATACCAAGCGATGCTGAGTGGTATGTTCTTGAAAATTATTTAAAAGACAATGGACAAACATGTGACGCTAATCGTATTGGTTCATATGATTGTACTGCGGCTGGTACAAAGTTAAAACCAGGCGGCTCTAGTGGTTATAATGGTGAATTTGGCGGTGATAGATGGGTTGTTGGAAACTACTTTGCTTACCGAGATTCTTATGCTGTGATTTGGTCATCATCTCGTTATGATAGCTCTACTGCTTGGCATCGTGAATTATATTCTGGGAATGCTGGTGTAATACGAGCTCGAAATGGCCTAACTTTTGCTTTTTCGGTCCGCTGCCTTAAGGATTAG
- a CDS encoding AAA family ATPase, with the protein MLITRIKASNFYGVKDTVEVSFIEGGEKEKIGYVNAGKERVSLISGFYGANASGKSTILNLIDTIIRVMFTRQQDFVIAPNGIKQDIVLALPNYHISMQLKPIEMEMDFIIDEDKYCYSFSITNEGKEISREILFKNNKKVFTRENHNISFEASIKRKIASLAENIVAPKKSSFLSILLDDSSDISVFGNLKEEIGVSGLKKIKTEVCFITDKRSVQMGQNNISGLMAFAINYLNSDSKIAGEKINAVNSVVKYFEPSFEKLNIEKIGDNYSNSNPTNGSFSIKYDAKYNNFYKELGVMELSAGTRELISYISEVLRIIKVGGIVVYDETSKYYHPDMEIALLNLFKDKDINKNNAQIFFSSHNHETFDILQNDQAHILEKKDDNIIVSKVSDYDVKERDNIKRIYRFGSLGGVPDTIDFNRIINNLL; encoded by the coding sequence ATGTTAATCACAAGAATTAAGGCAAGCAATTTTTATGGGGTTAAAGATACTGTAGAGGTTAGTTTTATTGAGGGCGGAGAGAAAGAAAAAATCGGATATGTAAATGCGGGGAAAGAGAGAGTCTCTCTTATATCTGGTTTTTATGGTGCAAACGCATCAGGGAAAAGCACAATATTAAACCTCATAGATACGATAATCAGAGTTATGTTTACAAGACAGCAAGATTTTGTGATTGCTCCAAATGGCATAAAACAGGATATTGTACTAGCTCTACCCAATTATCACATCTCAATGCAATTAAAGCCTATTGAGATGGAGATGGATTTTATAATTGATGAAGATAAGTATTGCTATTCATTTTCAATCACAAATGAAGGCAAAGAGATTTCTCGAGAAATTTTATTTAAAAATAATAAAAAGGTATTTACGAGAGAAAATCACAATATTTCATTTGAGGCAAGCATAAAAAGGAAGATAGCGTCATTAGCTGAAAATATTGTGGCGCCTAAAAAATCATCATTTCTTTCTATTCTCTTAGATGATAGCTCTGATATATCTGTATTCGGCAACCTAAAGGAAGAAATTGGAGTCTCCGGACTTAAGAAAATAAAGACTGAGGTTTGTTTTATTACTGATAAACGATCTGTTCAAATGGGACAAAATAATATAAGCGGATTAATGGCTTTTGCGATTAACTATCTTAATAGCGATTCAAAAATAGCTGGCGAAAAAATTAACGCCGTTAATTCTGTTGTTAAATATTTTGAACCATCCTTCGAGAAACTCAATATAGAAAAAATTGGTGATAATTATTCTAATAGTAATCCTACTAATGGTTCTTTTAGTATTAAATACGACGCAAAGTATAATAACTTTTATAAAGAGCTTGGTGTAATGGAGCTTTCTGCAGGAACACGAGAGCTTATTTCTTATATAAGTGAGGTTCTTAGAATAATAAAAGTGGGTGGTATTGTCGTATATGACGAAACAAGTAAATATTATCATCCAGACATGGAGATCGCGCTACTCAATCTCTTTAAAGATAAGGATATTAACAAAAATAATGCACAAATATTTTTCTCGTCACACAATCATGAAACCTTTGATATTCTTCAAAATGATCAAGCTCATATATTAGAAAAAAAAGATGATAATATCATAGTATCAAAGGTGTCGGATTATGATGTAAAAGAACGAGACAACATTAAAAGAATATACCGCTTCGGGTCTCTCGGGGGAGTTCCTGACACGATTGATTTTAATAGAATAATAAATAACTTACTTTAA
- a CDS encoding type II secretion system protein, which yields MFLRNKKAFTLIELLVVIAIIGVLSTMAIIALGNARTKARDARRVADLKQISTALELYYNDNSSYPTIITPGQSLRSPDGNTTYMGSIPSNPTPRNDGNCGNVDYSYQSSLTGTNYSLGSCLGSGSGNMSWHKL from the coding sequence ATGTTTTTAAGAAACAAAAAAGCTTTCACACTGATTGAGCTACTCGTAGTAATAGCAATTATTGGCGTACTCTCTACCATGGCAATAATAGCCTTAGGTAATGCTAGAACTAAAGCTAGAGATGCTAGGAGAGTAGCAGATCTAAAACAAATATCTACCGCCCTAGAACTATACTATAACGACAACAGTAGTTATCCAACCATAATAACACCAGGTCAATCACTAAGATCACCAGATGGTAATACTACTTATATGGGATCTATTCCATCTAACCCAACACCAAGAAACGATGGTAACTGCGGTAACGTAGATTATAGTTATCAATCTTCTTTAACTGGCACAAACTATAGCTTAGGCTCTTGTCTTGGTTCTGGCTCTGGCAACATGAGCTGGCACAAACTATAG
- a CDS encoding HIT domain-containing protein translates to MEAKYDFYCEEVLSNKTKVEVVFESENILAFNHTKPSYKTHIVIIPKKHIIDLISLADDEISIVTEILKTARDISKSLDKDQGIKLITNLGKFQDTPHLHFHLIVGDKL, encoded by the coding sequence ATGGAAGCTAAATACGATTTTTATTGTGAAGAAGTTTTATCAAATAAAACAAAAGTAGAAGTAGTTTTTGAATCTGAGAATATTTTAGCCTTTAATCATACAAAGCCCTCTTATAAAACTCACATCGTTATTATTCCTAAGAAGCATATTATAGATTTAATATCCTTAGCTGATGATGAAATCAGCATAGTAACCGAGATCTTAAAAACAGCTCGTGATATTTCTAAAAGTTTAGATAAAGATCAAGGAATTAAATTAATTACTAACCTAGGGAAATTTCAAGACACGCCGCATCTTCATTTTCATTTAATTGTTGGTGATAAATTATAA